ACCTTTGTCAGATACTGTTTCAACCTTTACTTCAGGAGCTAAGTTTAAAACAATGTTATGAGAAAAACCTAAAGCTAAATCTAATTTTTGCCCTTGGTTAGATGCTCTATAACCTACACCAACTAATTCTAATTCCTTAGTATAACCCTTAGTAACACCTTCAATCATATTACTGATTAAAGCACGATATAAACCGTGTGCTGCTCTATGATCTTTACTATCTGATGCTCTTTTAACTCTTAAAACACCATCTTCAATTTCTGCAGTAATTTCAGATTTTAACTCTTGAGTTAATTCTCCTAGTTTACCTTTTACTGTAACCACATTTCCGTCTACTTTAACTTCAACACCTTGTGGTAATGCGATTGGATTTTTTCCTATTCTACTCATTGTACAAAGTGATTAATAAACGTAACATAATACTTCTCCACCAACATTTTCTTGTTTAGCTTTCTTGTTTGTCATTACACCTTTAGATGTAGAAACAATAGCAATACCTAAACCGTTTAATACTCTT
This genomic stretch from Tenacibaculum sp. Bg11-29 harbors:
- the rplF gene encoding 50S ribosomal protein L6; protein product: MSRIGKNPIALPQGVEVKVDGNVVTVKGKLGELTQELKSEITAEIEDGVLRVKRASDSKDHRAAHGLYRALISNMIEGVTKGYTKELELVGVGYRASNQGQKLDLALGFSHNIVLNLAPEVKVETVSDKGKNPIIKLSSFDKQLVGQVAAKIRSFRAPEPYKGKGIKFVGEILRRKAGKSA